From Bacillota bacterium, one genomic window encodes:
- a CDS encoding glycoside hydrolase family 57, with the protein MAWRYLRQGLDRRGARRPARFFAGAVSLLAALLLLVAVAAAQESSPGGQSGVSSEAPSPAEAPLNVAFIWHQHQPLYVDPATGEAFLPWVRMHAIKDYYDMAAILEQYPSVKATFNLVPSLIEQLLGYYDGELRDSYQKVAMTPADQLTDEQKQFLLRRFFDANWDKVVARYPRYKELLDKRGADASDAAIAEAMTRFTESDYRDLQVWFNLAWFDPDFLENDPELAALVRKGRNFTEEDKQIIHAKQTEIIRQVLPLHRRLQESGQIEVITAPYAHPIMPLLYDTDLAHVASPDLPLPEVRFSYPEDIARHLERAVAIYREHFGRDPKGLWPSEQAVSKYIVPYVARAGFEWMVSSEGVLAKSLGVQLRGVDGSVVRPDLLYQAYIAEWEGEQVAILFRDIVLSDRIGFEYSGRSGEAAAADLISYLHRVRRQLGPEASEKVVVIALDGENAWEYYDNDGKEFFHALYRALEEDPLLNTVTVSEYLAAHPPTVVLDNLWTGSWISDNLETWIGESEENTAWTLLAGARAALAEYEARYGHDPAHADRIAAAWDAMLAAEGSDWFWWYGNDQDSGNDAAFDQLFRRHVAGVYERLGLTPPSRLARPIVAPAPARPARPVTALSAPLADGWADFQEWDAAARYDAAEGGTLRALYVAVDNQQLTLRVDFSQQARQLVGKPLELLIYLDHPTKEPVNDGTRYGAAREDGIILGFGPAYEVRLDLAGAPAGLRPPVTVSEATGDGAWRDVTTLRQAGLGGIFEVRIPFEVLGYQPGDAVRLVAVLAERTDAAGGAAVERERLPVDGPAVVYVPRPTEGTLVFRMEDPEGDDYGPGTYVYPTNAVFEPGVFDLTAFEVYETESDVVFHVQFRGPINNVWNSPIGLSVQTIDIYIDTDGVPGSGSTEALAGRRVRVAPDSAWEYAVWVEGWNQKLFTADGVESPARVRAVTDPIHRRVTIQVPKSAIGSPQPHWGYTVLILGQEGYPASDSLRVREVLRVAQEWRFGGGHDGPFDPNVIDWLAAPGVQEQALSAYDVEAGRLAEVHAVRGE; encoded by the coding sequence GCCCCGTCGCCGGCCGAGGCGCCGCTGAACGTGGCGTTCATCTGGCACCAGCACCAGCCGCTGTACGTGGACCCGGCCACGGGCGAGGCGTTCTTGCCTTGGGTGCGGATGCACGCCATCAAAGACTACTACGACATGGCGGCCATTTTGGAGCAGTATCCGTCGGTCAAGGCGACGTTCAATCTGGTGCCGTCGCTCATCGAGCAGCTGCTCGGCTATTACGACGGCGAGCTGCGGGACAGCTACCAGAAGGTGGCGATGACGCCCGCGGATCAGCTGACCGACGAGCAGAAGCAGTTCTTGCTGCGCCGTTTCTTTGACGCCAACTGGGACAAGGTCGTCGCGCGCTATCCGCGCTACAAGGAGCTGCTCGACAAGCGCGGGGCCGATGCGTCGGATGCGGCCATCGCCGAAGCGATGACGCGCTTTACGGAATCCGATTACCGCGACTTGCAGGTCTGGTTCAACCTGGCCTGGTTCGACCCGGACTTCCTCGAGAACGATCCGGAGCTGGCGGCGCTGGTGCGGAAAGGCCGCAATTTCACGGAAGAAGACAAGCAGATCATTCACGCCAAGCAGACGGAGATCATCCGGCAAGTGCTGCCGCTGCACCGGCGCCTGCAGGAGTCGGGGCAGATCGAGGTCATCACGGCGCCTTACGCGCACCCCATCATGCCGCTGCTGTACGACACCGACCTGGCGCACGTGGCGTCGCCCGACCTGCCGCTGCCGGAGGTCCGCTTCTCGTATCCGGAGGACATCGCGCGGCACCTGGAGCGGGCCGTGGCGATTTACCGCGAACACTTCGGCCGCGATCCGAAGGGGCTTTGGCCGTCGGAGCAGGCGGTGTCCAAGTACATCGTGCCGTACGTGGCCCGAGCCGGATTTGAGTGGATGGTGTCCAGCGAAGGCGTGCTGGCCAAGTCGCTGGGCGTGCAGCTGCGGGGCGTCGACGGCTCGGTGGTGCGGCCGGACCTGCTGTACCAGGCGTACATCGCCGAGTGGGAAGGCGAGCAGGTCGCGATTCTGTTCCGCGACATCGTGCTCTCCGACCGCATCGGGTTTGAGTATTCGGGCAGGAGCGGCGAGGCGGCCGCCGCGGACCTGATCAGCTACTTGCACCGGGTGCGGCGGCAGCTGGGCCCGGAGGCGTCGGAGAAAGTCGTCGTCATCGCGCTGGACGGCGAAAACGCGTGGGAGTACTACGACAACGACGGGAAAGAGTTCTTCCACGCACTCTACCGGGCGCTGGAGGAAGACCCGCTGCTCAACACCGTGACGGTGTCGGAGTACTTGGCCGCGCATCCGCCCACGGTGGTGCTGGACAATCTGTGGACGGGTTCGTGGATTAGCGACAACCTGGAGACGTGGATCGGCGAGAGCGAGGAGAACACGGCGTGGACGCTGCTGGCGGGGGCCAGGGCCGCGCTGGCGGAGTACGAGGCGCGCTACGGGCATGATCCGGCGCACGCCGACCGCATCGCCGCGGCGTGGGACGCCATGCTGGCCGCCGAGGGCAGTGACTGGTTCTGGTGGTACGGCAACGACCAGGACTCGGGCAACGACGCCGCGTTCGACCAGCTGTTCCGCCGCCACGTGGCGGGCGTGTACGAGCGCCTGGGCCTGACGCCGCCGTCGCGGCTTGCTCGGCCCATCGTGGCGCCGGCGCCGGCTCGCCCGGCGCGGCCGGTGACGGCCTTGAGCGCGCCGCTGGCCGACGGCTGGGCCGACTTCCAGGAATGGGACGCGGCGGCCCGGTATGATGCGGCGGAAGGCGGCACGCTGCGGGCGCTGTACGTGGCGGTGGACAACCAGCAGCTGACGCTGCGGGTGGACTTCAGCCAGCAGGCGCGGCAGCTGGTGGGCAAGCCGCTGGAGCTGCTCATCTATCTCGATCACCCGACCAAAGAGCCGGTCAACGACGGCACGCGCTACGGCGCGGCGCGGGAAGACGGCATCATTTTGGGCTTCGGGCCGGCGTACGAGGTGCGGCTCGATCTGGCCGGCGCGCCGGCGGGGCTGCGGCCGCCGGTGACGGTGTCGGAGGCTACGGGCGACGGCGCGTGGCGCGACGTGACGACGCTGCGCCAGGCGGGCCTGGGCGGCATCTTCGAGGTGCGCATCCCCTTCGAGGTGCTGGGCTACCAGCCGGGCGACGCGGTGCGGCTGGTCGCGGTGCTGGCCGAACGGACGGACGCCGCAGGCGGCGCGGCCGTGGAGCGGGAGCGGCTGCCCGTCGACGGTCCGGCGGTGGTGTACGTGCCGCGGCCGACCGAGGGCACGCTCGTCTTTCGCATGGAAGATCCCGAAGGCGACGACTACGGCCCGGGCACCTACGTGTATCCGACCAACGCGGTGTTCGAGCCGGGCGTGTTCGACCTGACGGCGTTTGAGGTGTACGAGACCGAAAGCGACGTCGTCTTCCACGTGCAGTTCCGCGGTCCCATCAACAACGTGTGGAACTCGCCCATCGGCCTGTCGGTGCAGACTATCGACATCTACATCGACACCGACGGGGTGCCGGGCTCCGGCAGCACGGAGGCGCTGGCGGGGCGGCGCGTGCGGGTGGCGCCGGACAGCGCCTGGGAGTACGCCGTGTGGGTCGAAGGCTGGAACCAGAAGCTGTTTACCGCCGACGGCGTCGAGTCGCCGGCCCGGGTGCGGGCGGTGACGGATCCGATTCACCGGCGGGTCACCATCCAGGTGCCGAAGAGCGCCATCGGTTCGCCGCAGCCGCACTGGGGCTACACCGTGCTGATCCTGGGCCAGGAGGGCTACCCGGCGTCCGACTCGCTGCGGGTGCGGGAAGTGCTGCGGGTGGCGCAGGAGTGGCGCTTCGGCGGCGGGCATGACGGCCCGTTTGATCCGAACGTCATCGACTGGCTGGCGGCGCCGGGCGTGCAGGAGCAGGCGCTGTCGGCCTACGACGTGGAGGCCGGCCGGCTGGCGGAAGTGCACGCCGTGCGGGGCGAGTAG
- a CDS encoding alpha-glycosidase has product MLCVEHRPLPPYAYPLDGRTLRVVVRAGKGQLRSVSAVYGDRYAPPEENEVVALEKAGSSARYDYFLGELRLKPPRFRYAFLLDDGVRRTWLTEAGLSAAPPRGGFFAYPYINAADLYDVPGWLVDGVVYQIFPERFANGNPANDPPGVRPWTDERPTAASFYGGDLEGIIQRLPHLEELGVTVLYLTPIFASPSNHKYDTTDYFRVDPHFGDEETLRELVRQCHARGIRVILDGVFNHSGFDFFAFQDVRQRGKESPYASWFHVEEFPVRTDPAPNYETFANAVRSMPKLRTETPALRRYLLDVARYWIERCDIDGWRLDVANEVDHAFWREFRRTVKEVKPDAYLVGEVWHDALPWLMGDQFDGVTNYPLREACLDFFARGRLSAEGFAEAITENLFAYPLPALQASWNLLGSHDTERFLTACAGDVRKMALAAVFVMTWVGTPLIYYGDEIGMEGGTDPDCRRPMIWERKRWNEPLFALYKALIRLRKETPALRRGEARVLHADAAAGTIAYRRGDAASGVVVVLNNSPRRRQVALPAGALAGRPLSAVVLLDGSTDLRAGGAGEPQAPGEGGVWVPPYGAVLLR; this is encoded by the coding sequence ATGCTGTGCGTGGAGCATAGGCCCTTGCCGCCCTACGCGTATCCGCTGGACGGGCGGACGCTGCGGGTGGTCGTGCGGGCCGGCAAAGGACAGCTGCGCAGCGTGAGCGCGGTGTACGGCGACCGGTACGCGCCGCCGGAGGAGAACGAGGTCGTGGCGCTGGAGAAGGCGGGCTCCAGCGCCCGCTATGATTACTTCCTTGGCGAGTTGCGGCTGAAGCCGCCGCGCTTTCGCTACGCGTTCTTGCTGGACGACGGCGTGCGGCGGACGTGGCTCACGGAGGCGGGCCTGTCGGCCGCGCCGCCGCGCGGCGGCTTTTTCGCCTACCCCTACATCAACGCCGCCGACCTATACGACGTACCCGGCTGGCTCGTCGACGGCGTCGTGTACCAGATCTTTCCCGAGCGGTTCGCCAACGGCAATCCGGCCAACGATCCGCCCGGGGTCCGGCCGTGGACCGACGAGCGCCCGACGGCCGCCTCCTTTTACGGCGGCGACCTGGAGGGCATCATCCAACGCCTGCCGCACCTGGAGGAGCTGGGCGTAACGGTCTTGTACCTGACGCCCATCTTCGCTTCGCCGTCGAATCACAAATACGACACGACCGATTACTTCCGCGTCGACCCACATTTCGGCGACGAGGAGACGCTGCGGGAGCTGGTGCGCCAATGCCACGCCCGCGGCATCCGCGTCATCCTCGACGGCGTGTTCAACCACAGCGGCTTCGACTTTTTCGCCTTCCAGGACGTGCGCCAGCGCGGGAAAGAGTCGCCTTATGCCTCTTGGTTCCACGTCGAGGAATTTCCCGTGCGCACGGATCCTGCGCCCAACTACGAGACGTTCGCCAACGCGGTGCGCTCCATGCCGAAGCTGCGCACGGAGACGCCGGCGCTGCGGCGGTATTTGCTGGACGTGGCGCGCTACTGGATCGAGCGGTGCGACATCGACGGCTGGCGGCTCGACGTGGCCAACGAGGTGGACCACGCCTTCTGGCGCGAGTTCCGGCGCACCGTCAAGGAAGTCAAGCCCGACGCGTACCTCGTCGGCGAGGTGTGGCACGACGCGCTGCCGTGGCTGATGGGTGACCAGTTTGACGGCGTCACCAACTACCCGCTGCGGGAGGCGTGCCTGGACTTTTTCGCCCGCGGCCGCCTCAGCGCGGAAGGCTTTGCGGAAGCCATCACCGAAAATTTATTCGCCTATCCCTTGCCGGCGCTGCAAGCGTCGTGGAACTTGCTGGGCAGCCACGACACGGAGCGGTTCCTGACCGCCTGCGCCGGCGACGTGCGCAAGATGGCGCTGGCGGCGGTGTTCGTCATGACGTGGGTGGGCACGCCGCTCATCTACTACGGCGACGAGATCGGCATGGAAGGCGGTACCGATCCGGACTGCCGCCGGCCGATGATCTGGGAGCGGAAGCGGTGGAACGAGCCGCTGTTCGCGCTGTACAAGGCGCTCATTCGCCTGCGGAAGGAGACGCCCGCGCTGCGGCGTGGCGAGGCGCGCGTGCTGCACGCCGACGCGGCGGCGGGCACCATTGCGTACCGGCGCGGCGACGCCGCATCAGGCGTCGTCGTCGTGCTGAACAACTCGCCGCGCCGGCGGCAAGTGGCGTTGCCGGCGGGGGCGCTCGCAGGCAGGCCGTTGAGCGCCGTGGTCTTGCTGGACGGCAGCACTGACCTGCGCGCCGGCGGGGCGGGCGAGCCGCAGGCGCCGGGCGAAGGCGGCGTCTGGGTGCCGCCGTACGGGGCCGTCTTGCTGCGCTGA
- a CDS encoding alpha-glucosidase: protein MQQSWQGNSATSPRSAGAVREHRLEGSRLCLRLDGAQLFVTALAPDLVRVQLVPDGAEEKVVLPSFAVVKQQWEPVPVELLEEAEKLTLRLGSAAVSPEAGETSAAGAGAAGAAAGAGSALTVEIGRDPVRLRIVRGDGTLVAACAPDGGLAWDEEWVHWRMHAPPGWRYYGFGQKQGFLDKRGQRLALWATDETLHVPCNDELYQAIPFFMTLEPGTGRSTGVFFDCTGRVEYDVAKTRSDVLAMRGVGPVLDVYVFAGPRPKDVVQRYTELTGRMELPPLWSLGYHQCRYSYYPESRVREIAREMRNRQIPCDAIWLDIDYMDGYRVFTWDKNRFPDPKKLVADLKEQGFRTVVIVDPGVKLDARFSVFRQGIAEGHFICHPSGEPFVGTVWPGNTVFPDFLQEKTRRWWGQLHREFLQDIGIAGIWNDMNEPSCFARNTLPDHVLQGEDGAKVPHKRVHNVYGLTMCMATMDGWRRINPDKRPFILTRSGYAGVQRYAAVWMGDNHSWWEHLLMAMPMCLGMGLSGVPFVGTDIGGFSGDSNGELLARWTQMGALMPFCRNHSSINTADQEPWAFGPEVEDIVRQYLRLRYALLPYLYTLFWEAAQTGLPIMRPLVLEYPDDVHVANLSDEFLLGRDLLVAPIYQPGATHRMVYLPAGTWVDFWTGQRLEGGRFVVAEAPLERMPLYVRDGAVLPMEPPVNHTGERDGKHLTLHVYAGQDGEFRLYEDAGEGYGYTRGEWALTTVSVRRTEQGVVVSVSDPLTGTAAGGAAGARAFRPPRERVTVHLHLRGAGLAGTPTVLVDGAPVAPEQLGAAAAAGSPSPGARADVVVTVPTPEARGFTLEVLYR, encoded by the coding sequence ATGCAACAATCGTGGCAGGGCAACAGCGCAACGTCGCCGCGCTCGGCGGGCGCCGTGCGGGAGCACCGGCTCGAGGGTTCGCGGCTTTGCCTGCGCCTGGACGGCGCGCAGCTGTTTGTCACCGCGCTGGCGCCGGATCTGGTGCGGGTGCAGCTGGTGCCCGACGGGGCGGAGGAGAAGGTGGTGCTCCCGTCCTTCGCCGTCGTAAAGCAGCAATGGGAGCCGGTGCCGGTCGAACTGCTGGAGGAGGCGGAGAAGCTGACGCTGCGCCTCGGCTCGGCGGCCGTCTCGCCCGAGGCCGGCGAGACATCGGCGGCTGGGGCCGGTGCGGCCGGCGCGGCAGCCGGAGCAGGTAGCGCGCTGACGGTCGAGATTGGGCGGGACCCGGTGCGGCTGCGCATCGTGCGGGGCGACGGAACGCTGGTGGCGGCCTGTGCGCCCGACGGCGGCCTGGCGTGGGACGAGGAATGGGTGCACTGGCGCATGCACGCGCCGCCGGGCTGGCGCTACTACGGTTTCGGGCAGAAGCAGGGCTTTCTCGACAAGCGGGGGCAGCGCCTGGCCCTGTGGGCGACGGACGAGACGCTGCACGTTCCGTGCAACGACGAGCTGTACCAGGCCATCCCATTTTTCATGACTCTAGAGCCCGGCACGGGCCGCAGCACGGGCGTCTTCTTCGACTGCACGGGGCGCGTCGAGTACGACGTGGCCAAGACCCGCAGCGACGTGCTGGCGATGCGGGGCGTCGGGCCGGTGCTTGACGTGTACGTGTTTGCCGGGCCGCGGCCGAAGGACGTCGTGCAGCGGTATACGGAACTTACGGGGCGCATGGAGTTGCCGCCCCTCTGGTCGCTGGGCTATCACCAGTGCCGCTACAGCTACTATCCCGAATCGCGCGTGCGGGAAATCGCCCGGGAGATGCGGAACCGGCAAATCCCGTGCGACGCAATCTGGCTGGACATCGACTACATGGACGGCTACCGCGTCTTCACGTGGGACAAAAACCGGTTCCCGGACCCGAAGAAGCTGGTGGCGGACCTGAAGGAACAGGGCTTCCGCACCGTCGTCATCGTGGATCCGGGCGTCAAGCTGGATGCGCGCTTTTCCGTCTTCCGGCAGGGCATCGCCGAAGGCCACTTCATCTGCCATCCCAGCGGCGAGCCGTTCGTCGGCACGGTCTGGCCCGGCAACACGGTCTTCCCCGACTTTCTGCAGGAGAAGACCCGGCGCTGGTGGGGCCAGCTGCACCGCGAGTTCCTGCAGGACATCGGCATCGCGGGCATCTGGAACGACATGAATGAGCCGTCGTGCTTCGCCCGCAATACGCTGCCCGACCACGTGCTGCAGGGCGAGGACGGCGCCAAAGTGCCCCACAAGCGGGTGCACAACGTCTACGGGCTCACGATGTGCATGGCCACCATGGACGGCTGGCGGCGCATCAATCCCGACAAGCGGCCGTTCATCCTGACGCGCTCGGGCTATGCAGGCGTGCAGCGCTACGCAGCCGTGTGGATGGGCGACAACCATTCGTGGTGGGAGCACCTGCTCATGGCCATGCCCATGTGCCTCGGCATGGGGCTGTCGGGCGTGCCTTTCGTCGGCACCGACATCGGCGGCTTTTCGGGCGACAGCAACGGGGAGCTGCTGGCCCGCTGGACCCAGATGGGAGCGCTCATGCCGTTCTGCCGCAATCACAGCTCCATCAATACGGCCGACCAGGAGCCGTGGGCGTTCGGGCCTGAGGTGGAAGACATCGTCCGGCAGTACCTGCGCCTGCGCTATGCGCTGCTGCCGTACTTGTACACCCTGTTCTGGGAGGCGGCGCAGACGGGGCTGCCCATCATGCGGCCGCTGGTGCTCGAGTACCCGGACGACGTGCACGTGGCCAACTTGTCGGATGAGTTCCTGCTGGGCCGCGACTTGCTGGTGGCGCCCATCTACCAGCCAGGCGCCACGCACCGCATGGTGTACTTGCCGGCCGGCACGTGGGTCGACTTCTGGACGGGCCAGCGGCTGGAAGGCGGGCGGTTCGTCGTGGCCGAGGCGCCGCTGGAACGCATGCCGCTTTACGTGCGGGACGGCGCCGTGTTGCCGATGGAGCCGCCGGTCAACCATACGGGCGAGCGGGACGGCAAGCACCTGACGCTGCACGTATACGCCGGGCAAGACGGGGAGTTCCGGCTGTACGAGGACGCCGGCGAAGGCTACGGCTACACGCGGGGCGAGTGGGCGCTGACGACGGTGAGCGTGCGGCGCACGGAACAGGGCGTCGTGGTGTCCGTCAGCGACCCCCTCACGGGTACGGCGGCCGGCGGCGCGGCGGGAGCGCGGGCTTTCCGGCCGCCGCGGGAGCGGGTGACGGTCCACCTGCACCTGCGGGGCGCCGGCTTGGCGGGAACGCCGACCGTCCTGGTCGACGGCGCGCCCGTCGCGCCGGAGCAGCTCGGCGCGGCTGCGGCTGCGGGCAGCCCGAGCCCGGGCGCCCGGGCCGACGTGGTCGTCACCGTGCCGACCCCTGAGGCGCGCGGCTTTACGCTGGAGGTCCTCTACCGGTAA
- a CDS encoding carbohydrate ABC transporter permease codes for MATRTAPLLPEAEIERRKAAKRRLWARAGLVYTLLLIFSLFFIGPFLYATISSLKDDPLEWPPRLDPPQLKPKNWVAAYRLGKAGGGSGWFGQFAPGAEVHFEVTYFVPEGMEPTPPVVRIPRRVAGAGIGAVRPGAFAADYAVVSDVVETKREPVELNGTSGLLVTYAFTIWHNGEDVVVDRLPLDLEVPARQTFYSATLDPNRIERLGRVQSWNNITPGVIPYVFHNYARVFQENYSRTTGKNLFLAWIRNSFFIAGVKVLTTLVIASMAGYALARLRFPGRHALFMLILFSMMIPGQVTFISNYLVLRDGIFGLSKLWGQDTLLNSFTGLILSGLCGGSAVFIMKQFFESLPRELEESARIDGAGPATIFTRIVLPLARPALGAVAILTFQGVWNEFFWPLIVLTTPQDKFTLTVGLLNLRQAYGAVAMDWGPLLAGAFISAIPVIIVFIAFQRYFVEGISFTGIKG; via the coding sequence ATGGCCACCAGGACAGCGCCTTTGCTGCCCGAAGCGGAGATCGAGCGGCGCAAAGCCGCTAAGCGCCGCCTGTGGGCTCGCGCTGGGCTCGTATACACGCTGCTGCTGATCTTTTCGCTGTTTTTCATCGGGCCCTTCTTGTACGCTACCATCTCCAGCCTGAAGGACGACCCGCTGGAATGGCCGCCGCGGCTCGATCCGCCGCAGCTGAAACCGAAGAACTGGGTGGCCGCGTACCGGCTGGGCAAAGCGGGCGGCGGCAGCGGCTGGTTCGGCCAGTTCGCCCCCGGCGCGGAGGTCCATTTTGAAGTGACGTACTTCGTCCCCGAAGGCATGGAGCCGACACCGCCCGTCGTGCGCATCCCGCGGCGCGTGGCGGGGGCGGGCATCGGTGCGGTGCGCCCGGGGGCGTTCGCGGCGGACTACGCCGTCGTGTCGGACGTCGTGGAAACGAAGCGGGAGCCGGTGGAGCTGAACGGCACGTCTGGGCTGCTGGTGACGTACGCCTTTACGATTTGGCACAACGGCGAGGACGTCGTCGTCGACCGCTTGCCGCTGGACCTGGAAGTGCCGGCGCGGCAGACGTTCTACTCGGCCACGCTGGACCCGAACCGCATCGAGCGGCTGGGACGCGTGCAAAGCTGGAACAACATCACGCCGGGCGTCATCCCGTATGTCTTCCACAACTACGCCCGCGTATTCCAGGAAAACTACAGCCGCACGACGGGCAAGAACTTGTTCTTGGCCTGGATCCGGAATTCGTTCTTCATCGCCGGCGTCAAAGTGCTGACGACGCTGGTCATCGCGTCCATGGCGGGCTATGCTCTGGCGCGGCTGCGCTTCCCCGGCCGGCACGCGCTGTTCATGCTCATCCTGTTCTCCATGATGATTCCGGGCCAGGTGACCTTCATTTCCAACTACCTGGTCCTGCGGGACGGCATTTTCGGCTTATCGAAGCTGTGGGGACAGGATACGCTGCTGAACAGCTTCACGGGCCTCATCTTGTCGGGCTTGTGCGGCGGCTCGGCGGTGTTCATTATGAAGCAGTTCTTTGAATCGCTGCCCAGAGAACTGGAGGAGTCGGCCCGCATCGACGGCGCGGGCCCCGCGACCATCTTCACCCGCATCGTGCTGCCTCTGGCCCGGCCGGCCTTGGGCGCCGTCGCCATCCTGACCTTCCAGGGCGTCTGGAACGAGTTCTTCTGGCCGCTCATCGTGCTGACGACGCCGCAGGACAAGTTCACGCTCACCGTCGGGCTGCTGAATTTGCGGCAGGCGTACGGCGCAGTGGCGATGGACTGGGGGCCGCTCCTTGCGGGCGCCTTCATCTCGGCCATCCCGGTGATCATCGTCTTCATCGCGTTCCAGCGTTACTTCGTGGAAGGCATTTCGTTTACGGGCATCAAGGGCTGA
- a CDS encoding sugar ABC transporter permease, whose protein sequence is MPRRLLSRHGQEVLAAYLFLLPFVLSLAIFFGYAFVRTIYFSFTDYNMFDAPRWVGLANYAAIFRDTKFLTALRNSLAFSIIVTLAQTAFALLLAIVLNNRLKGITFFRAAYYMPSVASSVVVTLIFLWMFQRTGVFNYVLELFARYRPFLAAFFALAAAVQVAQVAWDRWRKRPVGWFEPPALLTSFLLAVAGVAALWATGKISAVDVEPVRIVWLNTRQTLPSSGGWLSVPIPLASIMMLNTWTTAPTLMLLYLAGLQDIPKELYEAAAVDGANKWHQFRYVTLPQLKHVTFLILSLGLISTLQMFDQVAIIGSAAPLEATITLAYYVYSNAFPGGALPRVGMASAAAVILAILTLVAVMIQRRVVERE, encoded by the coding sequence TTGCCGCGCCGACTGCTGAGCCGCCACGGTCAGGAAGTGCTGGCGGCCTATTTATTCTTGCTGCCTTTCGTTCTCAGTTTGGCGATCTTTTTTGGTTACGCGTTCGTCCGCACCATCTACTTCAGCTTCACGGACTACAACATGTTCGACGCCCCGCGCTGGGTGGGGCTGGCGAATTACGCCGCCATTTTCCGTGACACCAAGTTCCTAACGGCCCTGCGCAACAGCCTAGCGTTTTCCATCATCGTCACGCTGGCGCAAACGGCGTTCGCGCTGCTGCTGGCGATCGTGCTGAATAATCGGCTGAAGGGCATCACGTTCTTCCGCGCTGCCTACTACATGCCCAGCGTGGCCTCCAGCGTCGTGGTGACGCTGATCTTCTTGTGGATGTTCCAGCGCACCGGCGTCTTCAACTACGTGCTGGAGCTCTTCGCCAGGTACCGGCCGTTTTTGGCGGCGTTTTTCGCCCTCGCCGCGGCAGTGCAGGTTGCGCAGGTGGCGTGGGATCGGTGGCGGAAACGGCCTGTGGGCTGGTTCGAGCCGCCCGCTCTGCTCACCTCTTTCCTTCTGGCCGTGGCCGGCGTAGCAGCCTTATGGGCCACCGGCAAAATTTCCGCCGTCGACGTCGAACCGGTCCGCATCGTCTGGCTCAACACGCGGCAGACCCTTCCCTCGAGCGGCGGCTGGCTTTCAGTGCCGATTCCGCTGGCGTCCATCATGATGCTGAATACGTGGACGACGGCTCCGACCCTCATGCTGCTTTACTTGGCGGGGCTACAGGACATCCCGAAGGAACTGTACGAAGCGGCGGCGGTGGACGGCGCCAACAAGTGGCACCAGTTCCGCTACGTGACGCTCCCGCAGCTGAAGCACGTGACGTTCCTCATCTTATCGCTGGGCCTCATCAGCACGCTGCAGATGTTTGACCAGGTGGCCATCATCGGTTCGGCCGCGCCGCTGGAGGCGACCATCACGCTGGCCTACTACGTCTACAGCAACGCGTTCCCGGGCGGCGCCTTGCCTCGGGTCGGCATGGCCAGCGCGGCCGCAGTCATCCTGGCCATCTTGACATTGGTCGCCGTCATGATCCAACGCCGCGTGGTGGAGAGGGAGTGA